A region of Amyelois transitella isolate CPQ chromosome 19, ilAmyTran1.1, whole genome shotgun sequence DNA encodes the following proteins:
- the LOC106132639 gene encoding uncharacterized protein LOC106132639, with the protein MDLVPPLAAVQACSVQPLEDYDGPRAPLRRQVSLDEERRDECRGHWRGAHIQDEEEEKGVRLFRALLLQHLRLEELRPPPCYLAAAKPDPRGWWIYWRDWRALERASKKFRESIARGRLAAKAEHISLLSLDEVEFEDIMQELCQRCAHVEQRALVVLAFLCEVCARAVRVGGWCRAADWAARHVAQCATPWAIKHGGWSAVVERAGGPRRDDSTFIAGAAVAALLAFLLFCRARLRHALL; encoded by the exons ATGGATTTAGTGCCACCTCTAGCTGCTGTTCAAG CATGCAGTGTTCAACCTTTAGAAGACTACGACGGACCAAGAGCTCCTTTACGGAGACAGGTTTCATTGGACGAGGAACGTCGTGATGAATGCCGGGGACACTGGAGGGGCGCTCACATACAAGATGAAGAGGAAGAGAAAGGAGTCCGTCTGTTCAGGGCTTTGTTGCTGCAGCATCTTAGACTTGAAGAGCTTAGGCCTCCACCTTGTTACTTGGCGGCGGCTAAACCTGATCCTAG AGGCTGGTGGATATACTGGCGTGACTGGCGGGCTCTGGAACGTGCGTCCAAGAAGTTTAGGGAGAGCATCGCTCGCGGTAGACTGGCAGCCAAGGCTGAGCATATATCACTGCTGAGTTTGGATGAAGTGGAATTCGAAGATATAATGCAGGAGTTGTGCCAG agGTGTGCCCACGTGGAACAGCGCGCGCTTGTGGTCCTAGCATTTCTGTGTGAGGTCTGTGCCAGAGCTGTCAGGGTGGGAGGCTGGTGCAGGGCCGCCGACTGGGCTGCCAGGCACGTGGCACAGTGCGCCACACCCTGGGCTATCAAGCATGGTGGTTGG AGTGCAGTAGTGGAGCGAGCTGGTGGTCCCCGCAGAGACGACTCGACCTTCATAGCCGGAGCTGCAGTGGCAGCATTGCTCGCTTTCCTCCTGTTCTGCCGCGCTCGCCTGCGACATGCTCTACTCTAA